A section of the Alcanivorax sediminis genome encodes:
- the rplE gene encoding 50S ribosomal protein L5 gives MSDLKKIYKDEIVPKLKEELGLGNIMEVPKITKITLNMGVGEASADRKAMDGALADMTAISGQKPLVTKARKSVAGFKIREGWPIGCKVTLRNDRMYEFLERLVSVAIPRIRDFRGLNAKSFDGRGNYSMGLREQIVFPEIDFDKVDKLRGLDITITTNAKTDDQARALLRAFNFPLKG, from the coding sequence ATGAGTGATCTGAAAAAGATTTATAAAGACGAAATCGTACCCAAGCTGAAAGAAGAGCTGGGTCTCGGTAACATCATGGAAGTGCCGAAGATCACCAAGATCACCCTGAACATGGGTGTTGGTGAAGCTTCAGCCGACCGTAAGGCGATGGACGGTGCTCTTGCCGACATGACTGCCATTTCCGGTCAGAAGCCCCTGGTAACCAAGGCTCGTAAGTCTGTTGCCGGCTTCAAGATCCGTGAAGGTTGGCCGATCGGCTGCAAGGTAACCTTGCGCAACGATCGCATGTACGAATTCCTGGAACGCCTCGTTTCTGTTGCGATTCCGCGTATTCGTGACTTCCGTGGTTTGAATGCGAAATCCTTCGATGGCCGTGGTAACTACTCCATGGGTCTTCGTGAGCAGATCGTGTTCCCGGAAATCGATTTCGACAAGGTCGACAAGCTGCGTGGTTTGGATATTACCATCACCACCAATGCTAAGACTGACGACCAGGCACGGGCGCTGCTGCGCGCCTTCAACTTCCCGCTGAAGGGCTAA
- the rpsN gene encoding 30S ribosomal protein S14, translating into MAKESMKNREAKRAKLAKRFAAKRAALKAIIQDPNAEPEAKWDAQLQLQKLPRDSSPVRQRNRCRLTGRPHGYYRKFGLSRIMLREAAMRGDVPGLVKASW; encoded by the coding sequence ATGGCTAAAGAATCCATGAAAAACCGGGAAGCAAAACGCGCCAAACTGGCTAAGCGTTTTGCCGCCAAGCGTGCAGCGCTTAAGGCGATCATCCAGGATCCCAATGCAGAACCTGAAGCGAAGTGGGATGCCCAGCTTCAGCTGCAAAAATTGCCGCGCGATTCTTCCCCGGTGCGTCAGCGTAACCGCTGTCGCCTGACCGGTCGTCCGCACGGTTACTACCGCAAGTTCGGCCTGAGCCGGATCATGCTGCGTGAAGCAGCTATGCGCGGTGATGTTCCCGGTCTGGTAAAAGCCAGCTGGTAA
- the rpsH gene encoding 30S ribosomal protein S8 has translation MSMQDTLADMFTRIRNAQMAKKVQVEIPASKAKEAIAKVLLSEGYIAGYKISEDIKPIMTVDLKYFEGKPVIEKIARVSRPGLRVYKNANEIPKVKGGLGVMIVSTNQGIISDRAARKANVGGELICEVS, from the coding sequence ATGAGCATGCAAGATACCCTGGCGGATATGTTTACCCGTATCCGTAACGCCCAAATGGCAAAGAAAGTACAGGTTGAGATTCCTGCCTCCAAGGCAAAGGAAGCGATTGCCAAGGTACTTCTGTCTGAGGGTTACATTGCTGGTTACAAGATCAGCGAAGACATCAAACCGATTATGACGGTTGATCTGAAGTATTTTGAAGGTAAGCCGGTGATCGAGAAGATCGCTCGCGTTAGCCGTCCTGGTTTGCGTGTTTACAAGAACGCAAACGAGATCCCGAAGGTGAAGGGCGGCCTGGGCGTGATGATCGTATCCACCAACCAGGGCATTATTTCTGACCGCGCAGCACGCAAAGCCAATGTTGGTGGCGAGCTGATCTGCGAAGTGTCCTAA
- the rplF gene encoding 50S ribosomal protein L6, protein MSRVAKSPVNLPQGVEIKVDGQKVALKGSKGSLEHDVHELVAVSVEDGVVSVKPHEESQKAWALAGTTRALLNNMVTGVAEGFERKLQLLGVGYRAQAQGKVLNLTLGFSHPVAYELPEGVTAETPSQTEIIIKGIDKQLVGQVAANVRAFRPPEPYKGKGVRYADEQVRRKEAKKK, encoded by the coding sequence ATGTCTAGAGTAGCAAAAAGTCCGGTAAATCTGCCGCAGGGCGTCGAGATCAAGGTCGACGGCCAGAAAGTTGCCCTGAAGGGTAGCAAGGGCAGCCTGGAGCATGACGTACACGAGCTGGTTGCAGTGTCTGTTGAGGACGGTGTGGTTTCTGTAAAGCCGCACGAAGAATCCCAGAAGGCATGGGCCCTGGCAGGTACCACGCGTGCTCTGTTGAATAACATGGTAACGGGTGTTGCCGAAGGTTTTGAGCGCAAGCTTCAGCTCCTCGGTGTTGGTTACCGTGCACAGGCTCAGGGTAAGGTGCTTAACCTGACTCTCGGTTTCTCCCACCCGGTTGCCTACGAGCTGCCTGAAGGGGTAACTGCTGAAACTCCGAGCCAGACTGAGATCATTATCAAGGGCATTGACAAGCAGCTGGTAGGTCAGGTTGCAGCCAATGTTCGGGCCTTCCGTCCGCCGGAGCCCTATAAGGGCAAAGGGGTGCGCTATGCTGATGAGCAAGTGCGCCGTAAGGAAGCCAAGAAGAAATAA
- the rplR gene encoding 50S ribosomal protein L18, whose protein sequence is MKDKKVARLRRAKRTRLKIRELGEVRLCVNRTPRHIYAQVISANGGQVLASASTVEKDLRAEATGNTDAAAKVGQLIAQRAKEAGVERVAFDRSGFKYHGRVKALADAARENGLEF, encoded by the coding sequence ATGAAAGACAAAAAAGTTGCACGTCTGCGCAGGGCAAAACGTACTCGCCTGAAGATCCGTGAACTGGGCGAAGTTCGTCTCTGCGTAAATCGTACTCCGCGTCATATCTATGCGCAGGTAATCTCTGCGAATGGTGGCCAGGTACTGGCTTCCGCTAGCACTGTAGAGAAAGATCTGCGTGCTGAAGCTACCGGTAACACTGACGCAGCGGCCAAAGTGGGCCAGCTGATCGCTCAGCGTGCCAAAGAAGCGGGCGTTGAGCGCGTTGCCTTTGACCGTTCCGGTTTTAAATATCACGGTCGCGTAAAGGCGCTGGCTGACGCCGCGCGTGAAAACGGGCTTGAATTCTAA
- the rpsE gene encoding 30S ribosomal protein S5 → MSKVDPNEGLQEKLVQVNRVAKVVKGGRIFGFTALTVVGDGKGKVGFGRGKAREVPAAIQKALEAARRNMIQVELNGTTIQHPMKARHGASKVYMQPADEGTGVIAGGAMRAVLEVAGVQNVLAKCYGSTNPVNVVRATFNGLKSMASPESVAAKRGKSVEDILN, encoded by the coding sequence ATGTCGAAAGTTGATCCCAACGAAGGTCTGCAGGAAAAGCTGGTTCAGGTAAACCGGGTTGCTAAAGTTGTTAAAGGCGGCCGTATTTTCGGTTTTACCGCGCTGACTGTAGTGGGTGACGGCAAGGGCAAGGTCGGCTTTGGTCGTGGCAAGGCCCGCGAAGTGCCTGCCGCTATCCAGAAAGCCCTGGAAGCTGCTCGCCGCAACATGATTCAGGTGGAGCTGAACGGCACCACCATCCAGCACCCGATGAAGGCCCGTCACGGCGCCTCCAAGGTGTACATGCAGCCGGCCGATGAAGGTACCGGTGTGATTGCCGGCGGTGCGATGCGCGCCGTACTGGAAGTCGCAGGCGTTCAGAACGTACTGGCCAAGTGCTATGGCTCCACCAATCCGGTTAACGTGGTTCGGGCTACCTTTAACGGCCTGAAGTCCATGGCGTCTCCGGAGTCTGTGGCTGCCAAGCGTGGCAAGTCTGTCGAAGACATTCTGAACTAA
- the rpmD gene encoding 50S ribosomal protein L30: MAEKIKVKLVKSTNGRLEKHKACVRGLGLRRIGHTVEVEDTPSVRGMINKVAYMVQVEGE, translated from the coding sequence ATGGCTGAAAAGATCAAGGTTAAGCTGGTTAAGAGCACCAACGGCCGGCTGGAAAAGCATAAGGCCTGTGTGCGCGGTCTCGGTCTGCGCCGCATCGGTCATACCGTTGAAGTAGAAGATACCCCGTCTGTACGCGGCATGATCAACAAGGTCGCGTACATGGTACAGGTAGAGGGAGAATAA
- the rplO gene encoding 50S ribosomal protein L15 has protein sequence MRLNDLHPAEGSRPSAKRVGRGIGSGLGKTGGRGHKGQKSRSGGTVKPGFEGGQMPLQRRVPKFGFTSKLAMGTAEVRLAELAKVEGDVIDLASLKAANVVRRDMKRAKIVLSGEINRAVTVRGVAITKGAREAVEKAGGKVEE, from the coding sequence ATGCGTCTGAATGATCTGCATCCTGCCGAAGGTTCCCGCCCGAGCGCCAAGCGTGTTGGTCGTGGTATCGGTTCCGGCCTGGGCAAGACTGGTGGTCGTGGTCACAAGGGTCAGAAGTCTCGCTCCGGCGGTACGGTGAAGCCCGGCTTTGAAGGTGGTCAGATGCCGCTGCAGCGTCGTGTGCCGAAGTTCGGTTTCACGTCCAAGCTGGCTATGGGTACTGCCGAAGTTCGCCTGGCTGAACTGGCCAAGGTGGAAGGCGACGTTATCGATCTGGCTTCCCTGAAAGCTGCCAATGTCGTTCGTCGTGACATGAAGCGCGCCAAGATTGTTCTTTCTGGCGAAATCAATCGCGCAGTAACCGTTCGTGGTGTGGCCATTACCAAAGGCGCCCGTGAAGCGGTTGAGAAGGCTGGCGGCAAAGTCGAAGAATAA
- the secY gene encoding preprotein translocase subunit SecY, producing the protein MAKNRAQTLNGGAPKVDSNAMRELWRRIGFLLGALVVFRIGAHIPVPGMNPDALQQMFNNNRDTILGLFNMFSGGSLERMSIFALGIMPYITASIVIQLMTAVVPTLEQLRKEGEQGRRKITQYTRYLTVALGAIQSFGVCAGLKSQGITLLPEAATTMQVASFYFVAVTSLLTGTVFLMWLGEQITERGIGNGISMLIFASIVAGLPGAVAQTFESARTGDLSLIMMLFVFLVALAVIFGVVFVERGQRRITVNYARRQQGRRVYAAQQSHLPLKVNMAGVIPAIFASSILLFPASLTQWFSDSNPDSWWGQALRSVSDALLPGTPLYVLLFTLSIVFFCYFYTALVFNPKDVADNLKKSGAYIPGIRPGEQSARYIDTVMGRLTLIGAVYMTLVCLLPLGLQAVANVPFYLGGTSLLIVVVVVMDFWSQVNSHLTSTQYEKLMKKANLKGYGGTGLVR; encoded by the coding sequence ATGGCGAAGAATCGCGCTCAGACATTGAATGGTGGCGCGCCGAAAGTAGACAGCAACGCGATGCGTGAGCTGTGGCGGCGAATCGGTTTTCTGTTGGGCGCCCTGGTGGTGTTCCGGATCGGGGCACATATCCCGGTCCCGGGCATGAACCCGGATGCGTTGCAACAGATGTTCAACAATAACCGGGACACCATTCTTGGCCTGTTTAACATGTTCTCCGGGGGGTCCCTGGAGCGCATGAGTATCTTTGCGCTGGGCATTATGCCCTACATCACTGCCAGCATCGTGATCCAGCTGATGACGGCAGTGGTACCGACTCTTGAACAGCTTCGTAAGGAAGGTGAGCAAGGCCGGCGCAAGATTACCCAGTACACCCGGTATTTGACCGTGGCACTGGGTGCTATTCAGTCCTTCGGCGTGTGTGCGGGTCTGAAGAGTCAGGGTATTACCCTGCTGCCTGAAGCGGCGACCACCATGCAGGTGGCCAGCTTTTACTTCGTGGCGGTGACGAGTCTTCTTACCGGTACTGTGTTCCTGATGTGGCTGGGTGAGCAAATTACCGAGCGGGGTATTGGCAACGGTATTTCCATGCTGATCTTCGCTTCAATCGTGGCAGGCCTGCCCGGTGCTGTGGCTCAGACTTTTGAGTCTGCACGGACCGGTGATCTTAGCCTGATCATGATGTTGTTTGTGTTCCTGGTGGCACTTGCCGTGATCTTCGGTGTGGTGTTTGTGGAACGTGGACAACGCCGTATTACGGTTAACTATGCACGTCGTCAGCAAGGTCGTCGTGTGTATGCAGCGCAGCAGAGTCATCTGCCGCTGAAGGTGAACATGGCAGGTGTTATCCCGGCTATTTTTGCCAGCTCCATTCTGCTGTTTCCGGCTTCACTGACCCAGTGGTTCAGTGATTCCAACCCGGATTCATGGTGGGGCCAGGCATTACGTAGCGTCAGTGATGCCCTGTTGCCGGGTACTCCGCTGTATGTATTGCTGTTTACCCTGTCAATCGTGTTCTTTTGCTACTTTTATACAGCGCTGGTGTTCAATCCGAAGGATGTCGCTGACAACCTGAAGAAATCCGGCGCCTATATTCCGGGTATCCGCCCGGGCGAGCAGTCCGCTCGCTATATCGATACCGTAATGGGCCGTCTGACCCTGATCGGTGCGGTATACATGACGCTGGTGTGCCTGTTGCCACTGGGTCTGCAAGCTGTTGCCAACGTGCCCTTCTATTTGGGCGGCACCTCTCTGCTGATCGTCGTGGTAGTAGTCATGGACTTCTGGTCGCAGGTTAATTCGCACCTGACGTCCACCCAGTATGAGAAGTTGATGAAGAAAGCCAACCTGAAAGGGTATGGCGGCACCGGACTGGTGCGTTAA
- the rpmJ gene encoding 50S ribosomal protein L36, translating to MKVQASVKKICRNCKVIRRKGRVMVICSAEPRHKQRQG from the coding sequence ATGAAAGTTCAGGCTTCTGTGAAGAAGATCTGCCGTAACTGCAAAGTGATCCGTCGTAAGGGTCGCGTCATGGTGATCTGCAGTGCCGAACCCCGGCACAAGCAGCGCCAGGGTTAA
- the rpsM gene encoding 30S ribosomal protein S13, protein MARIAGVNIPENKHTVISLTYIFGIGRTRAQQICASAGIEETAKVRDLSVEQLDVIRGEVAKFSTEGDLRREINMNIKRLMDLGCYRGIRHRRGLPLRGQRTKTNARTRKGPRKPIRK, encoded by the coding sequence ATGGCCCGTATTGCAGGCGTTAACATCCCGGAAAATAAGCACACGGTGATTTCCCTCACCTACATCTTCGGGATCGGTCGTACCCGTGCACAGCAGATCTGTGCCTCGGCCGGTATTGAGGAAACCGCAAAGGTTCGTGACCTGAGCGTTGAGCAACTTGACGTCATTCGTGGCGAGGTAGCCAAGTTCTCTACCGAGGGTGACCTGCGCCGGGAAATCAACATGAACATCAAGCGTCTGATGGACCTCGGTTGCTACCGCGGTATTCGCCATCGTCGCGGCCTGCCGCTCCGCGGTCAGCGCACCAAAACCAATGCTCGGACCCGTAAAGGTCCGCGTAAACCGATTCGCAAGTAA